AATTTAGGAGGAGGCGCGCCTATACTAACAGTTCTTGCAAGCGGTGCATGATAGCGGTGATAACAACCGGCTAGCTCTATGACGATTGAATCTCCTTCATCTAGCTTTCTATCTGTCCATGTCAAATGGGGAATACCTGTATTTTTTCCTGAGGGCAATAAGGGAACAATCGCTGGATAATCGCCCCCAAACTCCTCTGTCCCAGCTATCATATAGTAATAAATTTTTGCTGCTACTTCGCACTCTCGTACTCCTGTTCTAATTGTTTCAATCCCGTGGTGCATCGCCTGTTCCGCGAGGCGGGCTGCTCTTTCCATATATTCAATTTCTTTATCAGACTTAATTAAACGTACGCCATTCACTAATAAATCGGCTGAGGTAAATTCTGCGTTGGGAAGTCCCTGTCTCAACCGTTCAAACGCCTTAGCAGAAAAATAATAGTGATCCATTTCTACCCCGATTCGTCTTGTTCCCTGACCTATTTCAGATAATATGCTCGCCATAAAATCCATAGGATGATGACTGTCCGAATGAACATAGTAGTCAGGATAAGAGATAATGTTCTTTTCATACAACCATGTTTTCACCTTCGCACCGTTAGCATCCTGAAAACGTCCTAACCAAATGGGTTGAGGTTCATCAATAATAACGACTACCATTTGATGGACATAGAACGACCAGGCATCGTAGCCTGTTAAATAGTTCATATTAGCTGGATCAGTCACTAACAGAACCTCAATACCCTTTTTCACCATTTGCCGTTTTGTGTTATGGAGACGCTTTTGAAACTCAATCAAATCAAATGGCAGCATGTTCACTCCACCTTCCTCAAATTGCAGAATTTTTAGATATTTCGTACTATTACTATATTAAAATCGCTAGCATAATGTCATGTGCAAAGTGTATGAACTTTCCCGCATGTTTTTTATACACATTCATATCTCCGTATCTATCAACATACCTGCTTTCTATCGTAAGCGCTAACTCCAAATAATTTATCTCATACAAAGAAACCGACTCTTATCA
The Salipaludibacillus sp. LMS25 DNA segment above includes these coding regions:
- a CDS encoding M24 family metallopeptidase; its protein translation is MLPFDLIEFQKRLHNTKRQMVKKGIEVLLVTDPANMNYLTGYDAWSFYVHQMVVVIIDEPQPIWLGRFQDANGAKVKTWLYEKNIISYPDYYVHSDSHHPMDFMASILSEIGQGTRRIGVEMDHYYFSAKAFERLRQGLPNAEFTSADLLVNGVRLIKSDKEIEYMERAARLAEQAMHHGIETIRTGVRECEVAAKIYYYMIAGTEEFGGDYPAIVPLLPSGKNTGIPHLTWTDRKLDEGDSIVIELAGCYHRYHAPLARTVSIGAPPPKLAKLGLIVTEGVNRVLDAAKPGVTCGELEEVWRKIIRKYGIEKEARLGYSVGLGYPPDWGEHTASIRREDKTVLQPNMTFHLIPALWFNHYGLEISETFKVSENGSETLTQFSRELIVKHPFIMTHQDGEIS